A DNA window from Parabacteroides johnsonii DSM 18315 contains the following coding sequences:
- a CDS encoding Do family serine endopeptidase, whose translation MKKMWKNVLGIVLVAAISAGAAVGTSAYLINKNQPVFSASGSANTFNQPIRLAGYNTVAAENTDFTTAAESTVHGVVHIKATTNAKQYADGGNQPQYVDPFEYFFGFGGRGGFQRPQPQPRVGAGSGVIISTDGYIITNNHVIDGADELEVTLNDNRKFAAKLVGTDPTTDIALLKVDAKDLPTIPFGDSEKLKVGEWVLAVGNPFNLTSTVTAGIVSAKGRGISMGGGDKSKIESFIQTDAAVNPGNSGGALVNTKGELVGINTAIYSETGNFAGYSFAVPISIAGKVANDLKQYGTVQRAILGVQIMSVGDIADMLGYPNLPAKQKEELSALKSKIKVSEGACVADFADRSTAKEAGIEKGDVIVAVNGAKVKSANALQEQISKYRPGDKVQVTVDRNGSTKTFNVELRNAQGSTAVVKGAADSAEVLGAAFSALTNEQKRELGVSYGIEVTGLLNGKLKDAGIKKGFIIMVVNDQKISSPEQLERIVDKVLKGNEDDRYIVVKGFYPNGRTKVYAIDLAE comes from the coding sequence ATGAAAAAGATGTGGAAAAATGTGCTTGGTATAGTTCTCGTTGCTGCAATCAGTGCGGGGGCGGCTGTTGGGACGAGTGCTTACCTGATTAATAAGAATCAACCGGTATTTAGCGCTTCTGGCTCAGCAAATACCTTCAATCAGCCGATCCGGTTAGCCGGTTATAATACGGTTGCTGCAGAGAATACGGATTTTACTACGGCAGCAGAAAGTACGGTTCATGGCGTTGTGCATATTAAGGCCACGACAAATGCCAAACAATATGCCGACGGAGGCAATCAGCCGCAGTATGTTGATCCGTTCGAATATTTCTTCGGATTCGGAGGACGTGGTGGTTTCCAGCGCCCGCAACCACAACCACGGGTAGGGGCTGGTTCCGGGGTGATCATTTCGACCGATGGATATATTATAACGAACAATCATGTGATCGATGGAGCGGATGAACTGGAAGTGACATTGAATGACAACCGCAAGTTTGCAGCCAAATTGGTTGGAACCGATCCGACGACAGACATCGCTTTGCTTAAGGTTGATGCAAAAGATCTTCCTACCATTCCGTTCGGTGATTCTGAAAAACTGAAAGTCGGGGAATGGGTGTTGGCTGTCGGTAACCCGTTTAATCTGACTTCTACGGTTACAGCCGGTATTGTGAGTGCAAAAGGACGTGGCATCTCGATGGGAGGCGGAGACAAGAGCAAGATCGAGTCGTTTATCCAGACCGATGCAGCCGTGAACCCCGGTAACAGTGGAGGTGCGCTGGTGAATACGAAAGGTGAGCTGGTCGGTATCAATACCGCTATTTATTCCGAGACAGGAAACTTTGCCGGTTATTCGTTTGCAGTGCCTATCAGCATTGCTGGGAAAGTGGCAAACGACTTGAAGCAGTATGGTACGGTACAGCGTGCAATCTTGGGTGTCCAGATCATGAGTGTGGGTGATATTGCCGATATGCTGGGCTATCCGAACTTGCCGGCTAAACAGAAAGAAGAACTGAGTGCCTTGAAATCCAAGATAAAAGTATCTGAAGGTGCGTGTGTGGCTGATTTCGCAGACCGCAGTACTGCTAAGGAGGCCGGAATTGAAAAGGGTGACGTGATTGTAGCCGTAAATGGTGCAAAAGTGAAATCTGCGAATGCTCTGCAGGAACAGATTAGTAAATATCGTCCGGGTGACAAAGTGCAGGTGACTGTAGACCGTAATGGTAGCACCAAGACATTTAATGTGGAACTTCGTAATGCACAGGGCAGTACAGCCGTAGTGAAGGGAGCAGCCGACAGTGCTGAAGTTTTAGGAGCCGCTTTTAGCGCGTTGACAAACGAACAGAAACGTGAATTAGGTGTAAGCTATGGTATTGAAGTGACCGGTTTATTGAATGGTAAACTGAAAGATGCCGGTATCAAAAAAGGTTTCATCATCATGGTTGTAAATGATCAGAAGATTTCATCTCCTGAACAACTTGAGAGAATAGTTGACAAGGTTTTGAAGGGTAATGAGGACGATCGTTACATCGTAGTGAAAGGTTTTTATCCGAATGGACGTACGAAAGTATATGCTATAGATCTGGCTGAATAA
- a CDS encoding sigma-70 family RNA polymerase sigma factor, with protein MRQLKITKSITNRESASLDKYLQEIGREDLITVEEEVELAQAIKRGDRRALEKLTRANLRFVVSVAKQYQNQGLSLPDLINEGNLGLIKAAEKFDETRGFKFISYAVWWIRQSILQALAEQSRIVRLPLNQVGSLNKISKAFSKFEQENERRPSPEELADELDIPVDKISDTLKVSGRHISVDAPFVEGEDNSLLDVLVNDDAPIADRSLMNESLAKEIDRALATLTERECEIIKMFFGIGCQEMTLEEIGDKFGLTRERVRQIKEKAIRRLRQGTRSKLLKSYLG; from the coding sequence ATGAGACAGTTAAAGATCACAAAGTCCATTACCAATCGCGAAAGCGCTTCTCTTGACAAGTATCTTCAGGAAATAGGCCGTGAAGATCTGATCACAGTAGAAGAAGAAGTAGAATTGGCACAGGCTATCAAAAGAGGCGACCGGAGAGCATTGGAAAAATTGACCAGAGCGAATCTGCGTTTTGTTGTATCTGTAGCTAAGCAATATCAAAATCAGGGGTTAAGTTTACCGGACCTTATTAATGAAGGTAACCTGGGATTGATTAAGGCGGCTGAAAAATTCGACGAGACCAGAGGTTTTAAGTTTATTTCTTATGCTGTGTGGTGGATTCGTCAGTCTATTTTGCAGGCTTTGGCAGAACAGTCGAGAATTGTCCGTCTTCCGTTGAATCAGGTAGGTTCGTTGAATAAAATCAGTAAAGCCTTCTCTAAATTCGAACAGGAAAACGAACGTAGACCTTCTCCTGAAGAACTTGCAGATGAACTGGATATTCCGGTAGATAAAATTTCGGATACCTTAAAAGTATCGGGAAGACATATCTCGGTGGATGCTCCGTTTGTGGAAGGCGAAGACAACAGTCTTTTGGATGTGCTTGTTAACGATGATGCTCCTATCGCTGACCGGTCGTTAATGAACGAGTCATTGGCAAAAGAAATTGATCGAGCCCTTGCTACATTAACCGAAAGAGAATGTGAGATAATCAAAATGTTTTTCGGTATAGGCTGTCAGGAAATGACATTGGAAGAGATTGGCGACAAATTTGGCCTCACAAGAGAGCGCGTCCGCCAGATCAAGGAAAAAGCAATTAGAAGACTAAGACAAGGTACGCGTAGCAAGCTCCTCAAATCGTATTTAGGTTAA
- a CDS encoding YihY/virulence factor BrkB family protein: MKTTDKKTLGERINALLTRTIRFVTYDIWRITENEVSGLKELYINIIKTIILAVRGFQSENLQTKASALTYSTLLSIVPLLAVLLGIAKGFGFQGTVRQELFDYFPGHEAELSKAFEFVESYLAQAQGGVIIGVGLILLFYTVINLISSIEDTFNDIWQIQKSRPWYRKISDYLALFLILPVLMTASSGLSIFLSTLQNSFFSQYFFFTPLVELILNITPYIITILAFTGLYISLPNTKVRFVNGLVAGILSGIAFQFFQFIYISGQIWVSKYNAIYGSFAALPLLLLWLQLSWLICLFGAEISYASQNVKKFSFERDSKNISRRYKDFLTLLIASLIVKRFVKGEKPYTADELSDAYRIPIRITTQILYQLTELHIIIEVNYGDDERVVHYQPAIDVNKITVSYLLTRMDEYGSENFKIDTSKLFSKEWKALLKTREDMIKANDNILLKDL; this comes from the coding sequence ATGAAAACAACCGATAAAAAGACACTTGGAGAACGGATCAACGCCTTACTGACAAGAACGATCCGTTTCGTCACTTACGACATTTGGCGGATCACCGAAAATGAAGTAAGCGGCCTGAAAGAACTTTATATCAATATAATCAAGACTATCATTCTTGCCGTCAGGGGTTTCCAGAGCGAGAATCTACAAACAAAAGCATCAGCCCTCACCTACAGCACATTGCTGTCCATCGTTCCTTTATTAGCCGTATTGTTAGGGATAGCCAAAGGGTTCGGTTTCCAGGGAACGGTACGCCAGGAGCTGTTTGATTATTTTCCCGGCCATGAGGCCGAACTGAGCAAGGCTTTCGAATTCGTGGAAAGCTATCTGGCACAGGCACAAGGCGGTGTAATCATCGGAGTAGGTCTGATCCTGCTGTTTTACACGGTTATCAATCTGATTTCTTCGATAGAAGACACATTCAATGATATTTGGCAGATACAGAAATCACGTCCATGGTACCGGAAAATATCCGACTATCTGGCATTGTTCCTGATCCTCCCGGTGTTGATGACAGCCTCCAGCGGTTTATCTATCTTCCTGTCTACCTTGCAAAACTCGTTTTTCAGCCAATATTTCTTTTTTACACCGTTAGTCGAACTTATACTGAACATAACACCTTATATCATTACAATCCTGGCATTCACGGGGCTTTATATTTCATTACCTAATACGAAAGTCCGGTTCGTAAACGGCCTCGTGGCCGGAATCCTGTCGGGCATCGCATTCCAGTTTTTCCAGTTTATCTACATCAGCGGACAGATTTGGGTGAGCAAATACAATGCGATCTACGGTAGTTTTGCCGCTTTACCCTTGTTGTTGCTATGGCTGCAATTGTCATGGCTGATCTGCCTGTTCGGGGCGGAAATCTCGTATGCCTCCCAAAACGTGAAGAAATTCAGTTTCGAACGGGACAGCAAGAATATCAGCCGGCGATATAAAGATTTCCTCACGCTGCTGATCGCCTCGCTGATCGTAAAACGGTTCGTGAAAGGAGAAAAGCCTTATACGGCGGATGAACTGTCGGACGCTTACCGCATACCGATCCGCATCACGACACAGATACTCTATCAACTGACCGAATTGCACATCATTATCGAAGTCAATTACGGAGATGACGAACGCGTCGTCCACTACCAACCGGCCATCGACGTAAACAAGATCACGGTCAGTTATCTGCTGACACGAATGGACGAATACGGTTCGGAAAATTTCAAAATTGACACGTCCAAATTGTTCAGCAAAGAATGGAAAGCTTTGCTGAAAACCCGAGAGGACATGATTAAGGCGAATGATAACATTTTGTTGAAAGACCTTTAA